One segment of Lentisphaera araneosa HTCC2155 DNA contains the following:
- a CDS encoding transposase family protein, whose product MMTEQLFAEMLNLGDKWEVSKLEVLAEQSCIEVTIKDTAKLLEGMECPCCKRTDLIIKDHANERLWDHLQMWTYKTVLKCRLPRALCKSCKKTWTIRAPWEGVINIPVKTLRISLDPHASYARVK is encoded by the coding sequence ATGATGACCGAACAACTTTTTGCAGAAATGTTAAATCTCGGGGATAAATGGGAAGTTAGTAAACTAGAAGTTTTGGCAGAGCAATCATGTATTGAAGTGACAATTAAAGATACAGCTAAACTTTTAGAAGGTATGGAATGCCCTTGTTGTAAGAGAACCGATTTAATTATAAAAGATCATGCAAATGAAAGGCTATGGGATCATCTACAAATGTGGACTTATAAAACTGTATTAAAATGCCGATTGCCTCGTGCCCTTTGTAAATCCTGTAAAAAAACGTGGACAATTCGAGCTCCTTGGGAAGGTGTCATAAACATTCCAGTAAAGACTTTGAGGATTAGCCTTGACCCTCATGCGTCATATGCCCGTGTCAAA